The window GCGAAATGAACGACAAAAGCCGGATTTAGTTCTTTATTTTGGACCTTGGTCATCTCATTGCGAAAACGTTTGAAATCGTTGGCCATAGATTGATCAACCAGATGGTTCCTGTCGACCACATAAAGAATCTTCTTAGCACGACCGGATTTCAAAAGTTTATAAATCAACTGTGATGCCACGAAAGTCTTTCCAGTTCCAGTCGCCATGAGTATGAGGACGCGCTTCTGCCCATTCTCAATCGCCTTTACAGCTTTGTTGACCGCAACGAATTGATAGTATCTTGGATGCTTTCCCCCTAAATCATAATAAAAAGGTACCTGAGAGATTGAGGAATCGCTGATATTCATCTCGCCGACGTACCTATCCCAAAGATCTTCTTCCGAAGGGAATTGATCCATTGGAATTACTCTCTCAATTCCAGTGATGAAATCATATTCGACAAACTCATGACCGTTGCTGCTGTAAGCGAAGGGTGCATCGACTGCTTTACAATAATCTTGGCTTGCTGGAGGCCATAGGATGGTTCAAGCGATTCCTCCTTAGCTTCCACTACTGCCAAAGGAAGCCCTCCCTTGGAATTGAGAAGGTAGTCTATCTTTCCACGCTCTTTTGAACGCGCAGGACCCAAATCATCGATGATTATCTGACCATCTGTAAAATAGAACTCCATGCGACACTGTTCTTTTTTCCAGCCTGCTCTATCAATAGCTGGAGTGATGTATCTGTTCTTGACGTCCTCTTCGGTCAGCTTGTAGCTATCATCAATGATCATAACGCACCCCGCAAGTATTCAGTGAATTCATCATAAAGCCCGATGGCCAGACTTCTTACCCTACAACGCTTGAATTTACGTCTTATGGTCATCTGGACACCTTCATTGAATCGGACTAATGAGTTTGGACAATGCTACAGCTAAGGCTATAGTGAATTGCGATTGAACAGTATCCCGACCCATAGGGTCCAAACATGGTATTGTTTAAAGTGTATTTAATATCTAAACGATTCGTCCAACATTTTTATCAAAAGGCTTTCAGAAGATTTGATAGATTCCACATCGACACAACCGAGTATCAAGAACTTTCCTGACTGGAAAATGTTGAATGTAGCACTTTCAGTCTTGAGGATAAGGCCAGGAAAAGATTCTGGTTCATAGACCACATCATAACCAGAAGACAACAACCAGATATAGAATTTAGCAAGATCTATACCAAAACTGTAATTTGATGAAGCCACGATATTCCTGATCTCAGGATACTCCGCTTTAGAGACATCAATATGTTCACCGAGAATTTCCCTCATCTTTTCAAAAGATTGTCTTGCATCGTCCATCGACCGCATCCCGGGCATAATGTACTTTCCAGTCGAGTAAACAGTAATGGAATGATCATCGAACTTCAGATAACCTCCTGGATATCTGTTACGCCCGTATACGAAATATTTGCATTCATCTGACAACTTCTTTAGATCGATGCGACAGTTCAATGCTCCCGAACAGACTATGTTCTCAATCTTCACAGACCAATTAAAGTGAAACTTATTTATCAAATCATGGTAAAAGTGCAAGACATCCGGGATACTGTACTTGGGATGTCCTGCAAAAAGAATACGTTGAAATACAATATAATAACATTACATTGTTATTGTTGTAATGAAAGAAATTTTTGTTATTACTCAGAACTGGATATATATTTTGCTAAGCTGACCAAAATAACGAAGAGACGGGCATCCGCGTATGCCTTCTGGTCGTAGAAGTGCCTAGCGTTATTCAATAGTCCGTTGATCTTGGCAGAATCATCAATGACGACACGCTTGCTCAACTGCTCCTGAATGACCATCTTGGTACCGCAGAACATACAGAATGCGAACTCCTTGGTGTCATCGATCTGTATATCCCCGCCACAACTTGGGCATTTCAAAGGTATCAGGCCATAAGTGGTAGTGAACGGCGCACCATAATAGCATTGTGAACTGAACGATCTTTTCCGGGGCACCTTCTCCCCTGCACTCATCGCGAGGAGCAATATTGCGTCTTGCGTCTCACTTCTTCCTGCTTGAACATTCTTTTTTCTTCGCCGCATCCGCATAATCCCCTCGCTCTCAGCTCCGTTCCGGGGTTCAGGTAGCCCCTAAGAAAAAAGGAGTTGAAGAAGATGGTAACATCGGAAGAACTGAACATGACCTTCCAGAAGGTCGGAAACGATTTCGGATTTGAGAACGTAGATGCGGAATTCTCCGCATACAGGGACCTGAAGGTAAGATGGTGCCGCACGATTAACAACGCGAGTTTCACTGTCTCTGATTACCTTCAGGAGGCACCGATCGAAGTGGTCGAAGGGATCGCGAGGACGATCTTCTCGAAGATCCGCGCCGAGGACGAGACGGATTATCCGGACTGCACCAAAGAATGGCTGACCTCAGACGAGTTCAGGGAGCTGAACCAGGGAAAGTACATCGAAAGGAGCAGGGACATCGGCGATGTGGAGAACACAGATGACAGAAGGCTTTGGGATGCCTACTATAGGCTCGTAGATGCCGGGCTTATAGAGAAGATCGACGGACTGAAGCTGTTCTGGTCCAAGAATGAATCTATCTCGAAAGCTGGACAAAGCTCATGCCTGATGAGGGTCGTGATCATGAACAAGAGGCTCCTCAAGGACGAAGTCCCCAAAGAGGTCCTTGACTACTGTCTCCTGCACGAGGTCGCCAACATCAATATCGACTTCGGCATCGATATCCTCGAGAGGAAGAAGGAGATCGCCGACATCATGGCAGGATGTCCGGGAGAAGAGATCGCCAAGAGATGGCTTGACCAGGTCATGATGGAAGTCTGAAAAATAGGGGCCAGAAGGCCCTTAAACCTTTTCGATCACTCTTTTTGATCCTGATTCTCTTTCGGAACGATGTCATTGATTCTATGAATGATGCTAAGAATCTCATCGTCGGATAGGTTGAAAGCCTCGTCATCAAATTTGAACTGATTGACCGCTTCTTTCACCAATTTTACAGTTCTCTTTTCAATAGAGTCAATAGTCCATTTATCGACAGTTATGAGATCCTCATTCAGCCATAAGCCATTGTTGTATCCCATCTTGGCACCATTCATGACATAATCACGTTTTTGAATGAAAGGACGGCTTCCCAAATTACTGTTGTTACCAGATAACGTCAGATTGCCTAGCAAATGAAGATGGGTATCCTGATATGATCTAGCCAGGTCAAAATCACCGTCTGCAATCATATCTGACCATTCTTTGGAAACATTGGGAGTTTGAGGGAAAATATGCTCTATGGTCCATATCAGCTTTCCATCAACCTTTTCCCAAGGACCTTTGTATTCATTTCCATTTAGATGTTTGGAACAAATGTATGACAACACAAACCTCGTTGCTTCTATATTTTTTTCATAAATCTGGCCGCACAAGTACTGCACAAATCTCTCCAGGGAAGATGTCGAAGCAGTCAAAATACCCTTTATCGTATCGATAATCTCTTGAGAAGTATGGCCGTCGATCTTTGTCGTCAAATCGATGAAGAGACGAATCAGATCTCTAGTTGGCGGCTCATCCGTCAGGTTTCTTCTAATGAAGAACTTTGTCAGGAATTGTACGATACAAGACATCTGTTTGTCTGACAATCCATATTTGGTTTGATTCTTCAGAAGATTGAGCATAAGAATGTGGGATGGTGCTCCTCCGACCTTCCATAGATTGAATACCGCATCATTGAGGTCATCATTATCGAAGGAAGAATTAGTTATGAGCTTTGCATAATCCTCTCCAGATGCGTATAAACTTTCCAAAAATGTATTCAATGCACCTGATTTAGTCAACATCCACTCATAGTTGCTGAACACATTGGATGATGTTACCACTGGGTCGAAACTGTAGTTATACTGTTTCTTGTAATCGTACTTGAAAGCGTTCATATACTGCCTGAAAAACCTATCAGTAACCTTGTCGTCTTCAATACGGATGTTATCGATAAGCGCTGACCAGCTAGCATATTCATCATCAATCGAAACCTGCTTCTCTTTCAAGACTGTCATCTTGATGAGATCAACAGCCGTCAAAGGTACTCCGGTATTGTTGAGGGTACCGAATATTTCCAAAGCAGCACTTAGATCCGAAACGGTAACAT is drawn from Thermoplasmata archaeon and contains these coding sequences:
- a CDS encoding DUF262 domain-containing protein, with the translated sequence MSIIQSTKNSIGNVFDARGENQYVIPQYQREYSWTKRDWNAIFDDIVSSQEHFIGSIITMGYDQNNTKGCKIKKFDVIDGQQRLVTISLLLCAIYSKVDNSRLDSFDPDFKTYLDLKTAIVLGNKPLTPRIVLQSQGKNEQIYGQLLNDLGFTNPSKYKNAGNCLIYNCFRHFQKRIDEYLSYPDTDSDSNRALLDLYSKICSLCLIDVTVSDLSAALEIFGTLNNTGVPLTAVDLIKMTVLKEKQVSIDDEYASWSALIDNIRIEDDKVTDRFFRQYMNAFKYDYKKQYNYSFDPVVTSSNVFSNYEWMLTKSGALNTFLESLYASGEDYAKLITNSSFDNDDLNDAVFNLWKVGGAPSHILMLNLLKNQTKYGLSDKQMSCIVQFLTKFFIRRNLTDEPPTRDLIRLFIDLTTKIDGHTSQEIIDTIKGILTASTSSLERFVQYLCGQIYEKNIEATRFVLSYICSKHLNGNEYKGPWEKVDGKLIWTIEHIFPQTPNVSKEWSDMIADGDFDLARSYQDTHLHLLGNLTLSGNNSNLGSRPFIQKRDYVMNGAKMGYNNGLWLNEDLITVDKWTIDSIEKRTVKLVKEAVNQFKFDDEAFNLSDDEILSIIHRINDIVPKENQDQKE